Proteins encoded by one window of Bacillus rossius redtenbacheri isolate Brsri chromosome 14, Brsri_v3, whole genome shotgun sequence:
- the LOC134538951 gene encoding heat shock factor-binding protein 1, which produces MADIKQELKSADDQQNYAGSNSNDPKNVQELTQYVQTLLQGMQDKFQTMSDQIITRIDEMGNRIDDLEKNIADLMTQAGVEGPDK; this is translated from the exons ATGGCTGACATTAAACAGGAATTGAAAAGTGCCGACGATCAACAAAACTACGCGGGAAGTAACAGCAATGATCCAAAAAATGTGCAGGAGTTAACCCAATAC GTGCAGACACTGCTTCAGGGCATGCAAGACAAGTTCCAGACCATGTCTGACCAGATCATCACCAGAA TCGACGAGATGGGCAACCGGATAGACGACCTGGAGAAGAACATAGCCGACCTCATGACCCAGGCGGGCGTCGAGGGACCGGACAAGTAG
- the LOC134538949 gene encoding CBY1-interacting BAR domain-containing protein 1 isoform X1: protein MKANRPQNRTCEQQARFIQERISTVEKHFAELCTSFAAYTRKASRLRDKGDELSQTVQSYAEAESVNRSLKTGLLSFSAVMAAIGDYRDAHVQRLEAKVAGELGQYDALCRRVRQEVKEALAVRDRELARRRQLDRLRQRNPHNRHQISLAESELLKASADVSRTVKALEEQTSAFERRKLRDARTVLLDFITAEMSLHAKELELFTAAYRDVAAVNEDADLQEFQAAMRVPETLARLDTVKRMSLRDSTSFLANLFSTPTPPARLARSPPAESPRRDHDFAADDVSSATSEETQRRHESGFFK, encoded by the exons ATGAAGGCGAATCGTCCTCAGAACAGAACTTG CGAGCAGCAGGCTCGGTTCATACAGGAGCGTATATCCACGGTGGAGAAGCACTTTGCCGAACTCTGCACGTCGTTCGCGGCATACACGCGTAAGGCCTCCAG GCTGAGAGACAAGGGGGATGAGCTGTCGCAGACGGTCCAGAGCTACGCGGAGGCTGAGAGCGTGAACAGGTCGCTGAAGACCGGCCTGCTCAGTTTCTCTGCCGTCATGGCCGCCATTGGAGACTACAG GGACGCCCACGTGCAGCGCCTGGAGGCCAAGGTGGCGGGGGAGCTGGGGCAGTATGACGCGCTGTGCCGCCGTGTGCGCCAGGAGGTGAAGGAGGCTCTGGCCGTGCGAGACCGCGAGCTGGCACGGCGGCGCCAGCTGGACCGCCTGCGCCAGCGCAACCCGCACAACCGGCACCAGATC TCGCTGGCAGAGTCGGAGCTGCTGAAGGCGAGCGCGGACGTGTCGCGCACCGTCAAGGCGCTGGAGGAGCAGACGAGCGCCTTCGAGAGACGCAAGCTGCGCGACGCCCGCACGGTGCTGCTGGACTTCATCACCGCGGAGATGAGCCTGCACGCCAAGGAGCTGGAGCTGTTCACGGCCGCGTACCGCGACGTGGCGGCCGTCAACGAGGACGCCGACCTCCAG GAGTTCCAGGCAGCCATGCGCGTGCCGGAGACGCTGGCACGCCTCGACACGGTCAAGAGGATGTCCTTGCGGGACTCCACCTCCTTCCTGGCGAACCTGTTCAGCACGCCCACGCCGCCGGCGCGCCTCGCGCGGAGTCCCCCTGCG GAGTCTCCGAGACGCGACCACGACTTCGCTGCGGACGACGTCTCCTCCGCCACGTCAGAGGAGACGCAGCGTAGGCACGagagtggtttcttcaagtga
- the LOC134538949 gene encoding uncharacterized protein LOC134538949 isoform X3: MKANRPQNRTCEQQARFIQERISTVEKHFAELCTSFAAYTRKASRLRDKGDELSQTVQSYAEAESVNRSLKTGLLSFSAVMAAIGDYRVGAAEGERGRVAHRQGAGGADERLRETQAARRPHGAAGLHHRGDEPARQGAGAVHGRVPRRGGRQRGRRPPGVPGSHARAGDAGTPRHGQEDVLAGLHLLPGEPVQHAHAAGAPRAESPCGGSLRDATTTSLRTTSPPPRQRRRSVGTRVVSSSDECLHA, encoded by the exons ATGAAGGCGAATCGTCCTCAGAACAGAACTTG CGAGCAGCAGGCTCGGTTCATACAGGAGCGTATATCCACGGTGGAGAAGCACTTTGCCGAACTCTGCACGTCGTTCGCGGCATACACGCGTAAGGCCTCCAG GCTGAGAGACAAGGGGGATGAGCTGTCGCAGACGGTCCAGAGCTACGCGGAGGCTGAGAGCGTGAACAGGTCGCTGAAGACCGGCCTGCTCAGTTTCTCTGCCGTCATGGCCGCCATTGGAGACTACAG AGTCGGAGCTGCTGAAGGCGAGCGCGGACGTGTCGCGCACCGTCAAGGCGCTGGAGGAGCAGACGAGCGCCTTCGAGAGACGCAAGCTGCGCGACGCCCGCACGGTGCTGCTGGACTTCATCACCGCGGAGATGAGCCTGCACGCCAAGGAGCTGGAGCTGTTCACGGCCGCGTACCGCGACGTGGCGGCCGTCAACGAGGACGCCGACCTCCAG GAGTTCCAGGCAGCCATGCGCGTGCCGGAGACGCTGGCACGCCTCGACACGGTCAAGAGGATGTCCTTGCGGGACTCCACCTCCTTCCTGGCGAACCTGTTCAGCACGCCCACGCCGCCGGCGCGCCTCGCGCGGAGTCCCCCTGCGGTGG GAGTCTCCGAGACGCGACCACGACTTCGCTGCGGACGACGTCTCCTCCGCCACGTCAGAGGAGACGCAGCGTAGGCACGagagtggtttcttcaagtgaCGAGTGTCTGCATGCCTGA
- the LOC134538949 gene encoding CBY1-interacting BAR domain-containing protein 1 isoform X2, which translates to MKANRPQNRTCEQQARFIQERISTVEKHFAELCTSFAAYTRKASRLRDKGDELSQTVQSYAEAESVNRSLKTGLLSFSAVMAAIGDYRDAHVQRLEAKVAGELGQYDALCRRVRQEVKEALAVRDRELARRRQLDRLRQRNPHNRHQISLAESELLKASADVSRTVKALEEQTSAFERRKLRDARTVLLDFITAEMSLHAKELELFTAAYRDVAAVNEDADLQEFQAAMRVPETLARLDTVKRMSLRDSTSFLANLFSTPTPPARLARSPPAVGVSETRPRLRCGRRLLRHVRGDAA; encoded by the exons ATGAAGGCGAATCGTCCTCAGAACAGAACTTG CGAGCAGCAGGCTCGGTTCATACAGGAGCGTATATCCACGGTGGAGAAGCACTTTGCCGAACTCTGCACGTCGTTCGCGGCATACACGCGTAAGGCCTCCAG GCTGAGAGACAAGGGGGATGAGCTGTCGCAGACGGTCCAGAGCTACGCGGAGGCTGAGAGCGTGAACAGGTCGCTGAAGACCGGCCTGCTCAGTTTCTCTGCCGTCATGGCCGCCATTGGAGACTACAG GGACGCCCACGTGCAGCGCCTGGAGGCCAAGGTGGCGGGGGAGCTGGGGCAGTATGACGCGCTGTGCCGCCGTGTGCGCCAGGAGGTGAAGGAGGCTCTGGCCGTGCGAGACCGCGAGCTGGCACGGCGGCGCCAGCTGGACCGCCTGCGCCAGCGCAACCCGCACAACCGGCACCAGATC TCGCTGGCAGAGTCGGAGCTGCTGAAGGCGAGCGCGGACGTGTCGCGCACCGTCAAGGCGCTGGAGGAGCAGACGAGCGCCTTCGAGAGACGCAAGCTGCGCGACGCCCGCACGGTGCTGCTGGACTTCATCACCGCGGAGATGAGCCTGCACGCCAAGGAGCTGGAGCTGTTCACGGCCGCGTACCGCGACGTGGCGGCCGTCAACGAGGACGCCGACCTCCAG GAGTTCCAGGCAGCCATGCGCGTGCCGGAGACGCTGGCACGCCTCGACACGGTCAAGAGGATGTCCTTGCGGGACTCCACCTCCTTCCTGGCGAACCTGTTCAGCACGCCCACGCCGCCGGCGCGCCTCGCGCGGAGTCCCCCTGCGGTGG GAGTCTCCGAGACGCGACCACGACTTCGCTGCGGACGACGTCTCCTCCGCCACGTCAGAGGAGACGCAGCGTAG